A window of the Fusarium poae strain DAOMC 252244 chromosome 3, whole genome shotgun sequence genome harbors these coding sequences:
- a CDS encoding hypothetical protein (TransMembrane:1 (o474-497i)~BUSCO:17530at5125), giving the protein MNASTDPYRFLRKKVAVVGSGSAGIGALWALNKTYHDVYVYEASDRLGGHTNTVDFTKGKFSTKVDTGFHVLNAQTSPNFIQFLERINIKTSPTDLSFSVSRDCGAFEWAGSSLTSSFCQRRNLLSPRMWRMLFDIIRFNQFSVDLLSRDEDDISNIEVKSKPTNTIGYDLTIGQYLDQEGYSQAFRDDYLLPLAASLWSTSPDKCAMEFPALTFVRFLWNHGLLSTFASRSQWLTIEGGSKAYLDAVMRGFPPNHLFLKTPVRRVTTESNGQVRLHLENGSSALYDHVIIATHGDEAFDIIKSSATEQERSIMSCFKTSQNEVVLHSDLDMMPRRRKAWASWNYLTLSSPSSRKANINQVSLTYNMNHLQHIPRNTFGDVLVTMNPLRKPKPAKTQGRYYYSQPIYTTSSVRAQKLLKHIQNTRGISYAGAWTKYGFHEDGFSSGLEVAQDHLGAKLPFQYTDSSCSRGKRPLVGLLDLLLRLAILIIQVFVIQILERLTGSGVPKRQRVVNGKSARFVNGKHR; this is encoded by the exons ATGAATGCTTCAACTGATCCGTATCGTTTCCTCAGGAAAAAGGTTGCTGTTGTCGGCAGCGGCTCTGCTGGAATTGGCGCCTTGTGGGCCTTGAACAAAACATATCACGATGTCTACGTCTACGAAGCTTCCGATAGGCTTGGCGGCCATACAAACACGGTCGATTTCACAAAAGGGAAATTCTCAACAAAAGTTGACACTGGTTTTCATGTTTTAAACGCCCAAACATCTC CCAATTTCATCCAATTCTTGGAAAGGATCAATATCAAAACATCACCTACAGATCTATCTTTCAGTGTATCTCGGGATTGTGGCGCCTTTGAATGGGCTGGCTCCAGCCTGACCTCATCATTTTGTCAAAGAAGAAATCTCCTATCACCGCGCATGTGGAGGATGCTTTTTGACATTATTCGTTTCAACCAATTTTCTGTCGATCTACTAAGTAGAGACGAAGATGATATCTCCAACATTGAAGTCAAGAGCAAGCCCACTAACACTATTGGTTACGACTTGACCATCGGGCAGTACCTGGACCAAGAGGGTTATTCACAAGCATTTAGAGATGACTATCTTCTTCCACTAGCAGCGTCATTATGGAGCACGAGTCCAGACAAATGTGCCATGGAGTTCCCTGCTCTGACCTTTGTTCGATTCCT TTGGAATCATGGACTGCTATCGACATTTGCATCGCGTTCACAATGGTTGACAATAGAGGGCGGTTCTAAAGCTTACCTCGATGCTGTGATGCGGGGTTTCCCTCCAAATCACTTATTTCTCAAGACACCTGTGAGGCGTGTCACTACTGAAAGCAACGGTCAAGTTCGACTCCATCTGGAGAATGGTTCATCAGCTCTCTACGATCATGTCATCATTGCCACCCACGGCGACGAAGCCTTCGATATCATCAAGTCTTCTGCCACCGAGCAAGAGCGCTCCATCATGTCTTGCTTCAAGACGTCCCAAAACGAAGTGGTTCTCCACTCCGATCTGGATATGATGCCTCGACGTAGGAAGGCCTGGGCTAGCTGGAATTACCTCACGctatcatcaccatcatcacgaaAAGCAAACATAAACCAGGTATCGCTTACATACAACATGAACCATCTTCAGCACATCCCCCGGAACACCTTTGGAGATGTCTTGGTCACCATGAACCCGCTTCGAAAGCCAAAACCAGCTAAAACTCAAGGACGTTATTACTACTCCCAACCGATTTACACGACATCTTCGGTCCGGGCACAAAAACTTCTCAAGCACATCCAGAACACCAGAGGTATTAGTTATGCCGGTGCTTGGACAAAGTACGGTTTCCACGAAGACGGTTTCAGCAGCGGACTCGAGGTCGCCCAAGACCATCTGGGTGCGAAGCTGCCATTTCAGTATACCGACTCTTCTTGTAGCCGTGGTAAGAGACCTCTTGTTGGGCTCTTGGATCTCCTGCTGCGCTTGGCCATATTGATCATCCAAGTCTTTGTGATTCAGATCCTCGAACGTTTAACGGGTAGCGGTGTTCCCAAGCGCCAAAGGGTCGTGAATGGCAAGAGCGCAAGGTTCGTCAACGGCAAGCACCGATAA
- a CDS encoding hypothetical protein (BUSCO:25541at5125): MSSRQLRKLQKQRELEEASNTVEKDSEESEDDQLPVAPKPRVSLFAALGGDEEDEAQDEEEEEQQPEEEDVSEIRQPVATGKSKKNKKKKKKAAKTKAPLPEDDEDEIDKAIKELNLTTSKSTDLSTADDSAVQTRRINELLSINPYHLKVANEMKNLFGSDIIQSAEAEEEQERNRRFRGNAPREVDIETFLRGPPGQPKLPEISLRRNVFIQGREHWPKQSAGGLTMKEIKKADDGSWTEYAYLHDKNYDATQAFFFTCVQIGDPMRMVHLLKEFPYHVSTLLQVSSVAKQDQNMALAAELCERALFTFGRVTTNAFRQNIEHGKARLDFCRPENRQLWLAGYHYLKSLIRKGTYRTALEWAKLLYSLDHKDPYGMRHFIHFLSIRARESRWLIDFVNELEKTSDNRDTIYLRQSLVLAHLQLGDTAQATEELEKGMRRVPWLYCGLFQELNLDTPPSIWGISADSNPRSFWVKLYIHQAKDLWNNAQATSLLEMVAKNLEKVDTSVLPADDSPPDQGVTRLIFLEGQTSLIALAPQEYLDVQPNYEFDPLPPPEEENIFSGHGTRLPWEDRHRGSTQRPVNEIEERLRNIFARRAAAAAPANGAGEGEVDSDDEAALLAQLDDEELERDLAAARNGSDGGVLGVLMQLLGVQTGPTGEMADEADADQDQDREAGAGTGAGSGSGSGSGTDGGVPGAWPEDN, translated from the coding sequence ATGTCGAGCCGACAGCTTCGAAAGCTGCAGAAGCAGCGAGAACTCGAAGAAGCGTCAAATACTGTCGAGAAGGACTCGGAAGAGAGCGAGGATGACCAGTTGCCGGTTGCGCCCAAGCCACGAGTGAGTCTCTTTGCGGCTCTGGGtggcgatgaagaagacgaggcgcaagacgaagaagaggaagagcaACAgccagaggaggaggatgtgAGCGAGATCAGGCAACCAGTCGCAACAgggaagagcaagaagaataaaaagaagaagaagaaggcggcAAAGACAAAAGCTCCCCTACCTgaggacgacgaggacgaaatCGACAAAGCGATCAAAGAACTCAACCTCACGACATCAAAATCCACAGACCTTTCTACCGCAGACGACTCAGCAGTTCAGACCCGTCGAATTAACGAATTGCTTTCCATCAACCCATACCATCTCAAGGTCGCAAACGAAATGAAGAACCTCTTTGGCAGTGATATCATCCAGTCTGCCGAGGCAGAGGAAGAGCAAGAACGCAACCGTCGATTCCGAGGAAACGCACCCCGAGAAGTCGATATCGAGACTTTCTTGCGAGGTCCTCCTGGCCAGCCCAAACTACCAGAGATATCGCTTCGCAGAAACGTCTTCATTCAAGGCCGTGAGCACTGGCCAAAGCAGAGTGCTGGTGGGCTTACAATGAAGGAAATTAAGAAGGCAGACGACGGTTCCTGGACAGAGTATGCCTATCTTCACGACAAGAACTACGACGCCACGCAAGCATTCTTCTTTACTTGTGTGCAGATTGGAGACCCCATGCGCATGGTCCATCTCCTCAAAGAGTTCCCATACCATGTTTCCACACTCCTGCAGGTCAGCAGCGTAGCTAAGCAGGACCAGAACATGGCTCTTGCGGCTGAGCTTTGCGAACGAGCTCTTTTCACATTTGGTCGCGTGACCACCAATGCCTTCCGTCAAAACATTGAGCATGGCAAGGCACGCCTTGACTTTTGCCGACCCGAGAACAGACAGTTATGGCTCGCGGGATATCACTATCTCAAGAGTCTCATCAGAAAGGGTACCTACCGTACAGCGTTGGAGTGGGCCAAGCTCCTTTACTCTTTAGACCACAAGGATCCCTATGGTATGCGTCACTTTATTCACTTCTTGTCGATCCGTGCCCGGGAGAGTCGCTGGTTGATCGACTTTGTGAACGAGCTAGAGAAGACGAGCGATAATCGTGATACAATTTACCTGCGACAGTCATTGGTACTGGCCCACCTGCAATTGGGCGATACTGCTCAAGCAACGGAAGAGCTGGAGAAGGGTATGCGACGAGTCCCGTGGCTCTACTGCGGGCTGTTCCAGGAGTTGAATCTCGATACACCACCATCAATCTGGGGTATCAGTGCCGATTCAAACCCGCGGTCGTTCTGGGTCAAGCTCTACATTCACCAAGCTAAAGATCTCTGGAACAACGCACAGGCTACCTCGCTCCTCGAAATGGTGGCCAAGAACCTTGAAAAGGTTGATACAAGCGTTTTACCTGCTGATGATTCTCCACCTGATCAAGGAGTCACTAGACTCATCTTCCTCGAAGGTCAGACTTCACTTATCGCATTGGCACCACAGGAATACCTAGACGTGCAACCCAACTACGAATTTGACCCTCTACCACCACCAGAGGAAGAGAATATCTTTTCGGGACACGGTACGAGATTACCCTGGGAGGATAGACACCGGGGTAGTACACAGAGACCTGTGAATGAGATCGAAGAGCGTTTGCGCAACATTTTTGCGCGTCGCGCTGCTGCAGCGGCTCCTGCGAATGGGGCGGGAGAAGGGGAGGTCGACAGCGACGATGAAGCTGCACTCCTTGCGCAACTAGATGACGAAGAACTAGAACGGGACCTAGCGGCTGCGCGGAATGGTAGCGACGGCGGCGTCCTTGGGGTTTTGATGCAGTTGCTTGGCGTTCAAACCGGGCCGACTGGTGAGATGGCAGATGAGGCTGATGCTGATCAGGACCAAGACAGAGAGGCTGGGGCTGGTACCGGTGCTGGGTCTGGGTCTGGGTCTGGGTCTGGCACTGACGGTGGTGTTCCAGGGGCTTGGCCTGAGGATAATTGA